One window of the Cryptomeria japonica chromosome 7, Sugi_1.0, whole genome shotgun sequence genome contains the following:
- the LOC131050183 gene encoding protein NRT1/ PTR FAMILY 5.2-like, giving the protein MATDQRELTSDGSVDLKGRPTVRAKTGGWKACSLIIGIHFSAFSFLPMKEFISENCSVGYEVVERMAFAGIWANLVVYLTKTMHEGTVPSSRNVTNWIGTLCLTPLLGAYIADTYLGRFRTFAVFSTIYITGMGTMILAVTLSSLRPPDCPSNEGCKKATSLQIGIFYFALYLLALGAGGTRPNITTFGADQFHDFDSKEKLQKTFFFNWWILILFGGNMLGQTFLVYVEDHINWGVASTIIIKGLVIAYVVFMIGTPFYRYKAVSGSPLQRMAKVIGKTFQNWKEQVPSDASVLHEVGSEDYFVHGRYPIAHTNLLRFLDKAAIQKGTSSNPCTVTDVEETKLQATTLERHMGPHFEIPAASIGAFLQISIIMSLVIYDRFLVSICKRFTGNPRGITILQRMGIGMVLYTIAMVAAMLTEMKRLDVIKSHGLGDNANAIVPRTIFTLLSQFIIMGIAEAFLEVARIEVFYDQAPESMRSLGTALYLSSTAIGAFLNGVLLTAASDITGRHGHKSWILNNVNASRFDYYYALLALVNFVNCIFFFIISSFYTYKGETSEAQVTANESDKEVQTIVSIQTHI; this is encoded by the exons ATGGCTACAGATCaaagagaattgacatcagatGGGTCTGTGGATTTGAAGGGACGACCAACTGTAAGGGCGAAGACTGGAGGGTGGAAAGCTTGCTCTCTCATCATTGGTATTCATTTTTCAGCATTTTCCTTTTTACCAATGAAAGAATTCATTTCTGAGAATTGCAGtgttg GCTATGAAGTTGTGGAAAGAATGGCTTTTGCGGGCATTTGGGCAAACTTAGTGGTCTATCTGACAAAAACAATGCACGAAGGCACTGTGCCTTCCTCTAGGAATGTCACCAATTGGATTGGCACTTTATGCCTTACACCATTACTCGGAGCATATATTGCTGATACATACCTGGGCCGCTTCCGCACATTTGCAGTCTTTTCAACTATTTATATCACA GGAATGGGGACTATGATTTTAGCAGTTACATTGAGTTCTTTGAGGCCACCAGATTGCCCATCAAATGAAGGCTGCAAAAAGGCTACGTCTTTGCAGATTGGGATTTTCTACTTTGCTTTGTATCTTCTTGCTTTAGGAGCAGGGGGAACCAGACCAAATATCACCACTTTTGGAGCAGATCAGTTTCATGATTTTGATTCCAAGGAAAAGTTGCAGAAGACTTTTTTTTTCAATTGGTGGATTTTAATTCTGTTCGGTGGCAATATGCTTGGTCAGACGTTTCTTGTGTATGTGGAAGATCACATCAATTGGGGAGTGGCTTCTACAATTATCATCAAAGGACTTGTAATAGCCTACGTGGTGTTCATGATAGGAACTCCATTTTACAGATACAAAGCTGTCTCAGGTAGCCCGCTGCAACGAATGGCAAAAGTAATTGGTAAGACGTTTCAGAACTGGAAGGAGCAGGTTCCTTCAGATGCATCGGTCCTCCATGAAGTGGGTTCAGAGGACTACTTTGTTCATGGCCGATATCCTATTGCTCACACAAATCTTCTCAG ATTTCTGGACAAAGCAGCAATACAAAAGGGCACAAGCTCAAATCCATGCACTGTAACAGATGTGGAGGAAACAAAGCTG CAAGCCACCACACTGGAGAGGCATATGGGTCCTCATTTTGAAATTCCAGCTGCTAGCATTGGAGCTTTTCTTCAGATATCCATCATAATGTCTCTTGTAATCTATGATCGCTTCTTAGTTAGCATATGCAAGAGATTCACAGGAAATCCTCGAGGCATAACTATATTACAGCGAATGGGGATTGGTATGGTACTATATACTATTGCTATGGTAGCGGCTATGCTAACAGAAATGAAAAGGTTGGATGTTATTAAAAGCCATGGGCTTGGAGATAATGCTAATGCAATTGTGCCTCGAACCATCTTCACACTGCTCTCACAGTTTATTATAATGGGAATTGCTGAAGCGTTTCTAGAAGTGGCTAGAATTGAAGTTTTTTATGATCAGGCTCCTGAGAGTATGAGAAGTTTGGGAACTGCATTGTATTTATCTTCCACAGCTATtggtgccttcctcaatggtgttcTTTTGACTGCTGCAAGTGATATAACAGGGCGACATGGGCACAAAAGCTGGATTTTGAATAACGTGAATGCATCACGATTTGATTACTATTACGCCCTCCTGGCTCTTGTAAATTTTGTGAACTGCATTTTCTTCTTCATTATCTCTTCCTTCTATACATACAAAGGAGAAACAAGTGAAGCTCAGGTTACTGCAAACGAATCGGACAAAGAGGTCCAGACTATTGTTAGCATCCAAACTCATATTTAG